A genome region from Anastrepha ludens isolate Willacy chromosome 3, idAnaLude1.1, whole genome shotgun sequence includes the following:
- the LOC128857164 gene encoding uncharacterized protein LOC128857164, with the protein MLKELIVGDTTFFFECSVNGDVIEYMLYDSVENWVASKTKEEVAQTLQHLNKRIKFDVATAYDTLQNTEPESANWAESDVETNQVDVHAACERILELKYRVKGCRLNFEWCLKRQDNTLTIPLPVHQVASVVNKLPAQVEELLDVLRRKEDEIKQYRTEYGSLRRSTVATNAFHVDKFRERYAATDNKVKILQKIIARWQAEHGETESAQEAETSIRNNGSPTNRVKIEDADKSSPSGHKNVRESPRNRKRKAMQMQKARMTRTLQSRRQKLEYESQSQTLSESEQPQGTDEVIPKVSENVINSDNCTDDARNNEKNAENYGQTNIRLPTEKLTSNAAKTVPSPINNSASETAKEVASKKQNLSPRVVERPNTRQRRRECAMHENNSIELKVIENPAQSEVYTVDECTEPVKISGVTSVVPDKASKSKCLANSQKLSASQLVHTKEYPKNDISAYVDSVLSKLDALIRD; encoded by the exons ATGTTAAAGGAATTGATTGTGGGAGATACAACGTTTTTCTTTGAGTGTTCAGTGAATGGAGATGTGATAGAGTATATGTTATATGATTCCGTTGAAAATTGGGTAGCATCGAAAACGAAAGAGGAAGTGGCGCAGACGTTGCAG cACCTGAATAAGCGCATAAAATTTGATGTGGCCACTGCTTACGATACTTTGCAAAATACGGAACCGGAATCGGCAAACTGGGCAGAGAGCGACGTTGAAACGAACCAAGTGGATGTGCATGCTGCATGTGAACGTATTTTGGAACTAAAGTATCGCGTTAAAGGTTGCCGATTGAATTTTGAGTGGTGCTTAAAGCGCCAAGATAACACTCTTACTATTCCACTACCCGTTCATCAAGTTGCCAGTGTAGTAAATAAATTGCCGGCGCAAGTTGAAGAGCTACTGGATGTGTTGCGGCGTAAAGAGGACGAAATAAAgcagtatcgcaccgaatatgGAAGTTTGCGCAGAT CCACCGTTGCAACAAATGCCTTTCATGTTGATAAGTTTCGTGAACGATATGCTGCAACTGATAACAAAGTGaagattttgcaaaaaattatagcaCGTTGGCAAGCGGAGCATGGGGAAACAGAGTCAGCTCAAGAGGCAGAAACTTCAATACGCAACAATGGCAGTCCAACGAATAGAGTTAAAATAGAAGATGCGGATAAGAGTTCACCAAGTGGCCACAAAAATGTACGCGAAAGTCCACGCAATAG aaaaCGCAAAGCAATGCAAATGCAAAAAGCGCGAATGACACGCACACTTCAATCACGCAGACAAAAATTAGAATATGAAAGTCAAAGTCAAACGTTAAGCGAAAGTGAGCAGCCACAAGGAACCGATGAAGTGATACCAAAAGTGTCGGAAAATGTGATTAACAGTGATAATTGCACGGATGACGCACGAAATAACGAAAAGAACGCGGAGAATTATGGTCAAACCAACATCAGATTGCCAACCGAAAAGCTAACAAGCAATGCAGCGAAAACAGTGCCAAGTCCCATTAACAATAGCGCAAGCGAGACTGCAAAGGAGGTAGCAAG taaaaaacaaaatttgtcacCGCGTGTCGTCGAAAGACCGAATACCCGCCAAAGACGTCGCGAATGTGCAATGCATGAGAATAATTCAATTGAGTTGAAGGTGATTGAAAACCCTGCACAAAGTGAGGTTTACACGGTGGATGAGTGTACAGAGCCGGTAAAAATTAGTGGTGTTACAAGTGTTGTTCCCGATAAGGCTTCGAAAAGTAAATGTTTAGctaattcacaaaaattatcaGCATCACAGTTAGTGCACACAAAGGAGTACCCTAAGAATGATATAAGCGCTTATGTGGACTCTGTGCTTAGTAAACTGGATGCATTGATAAGGGATTAG